The Lutra lutra chromosome 10, mLutLut1.2, whole genome shotgun sequence genome contains a region encoding:
- the FAM181B gene encoding protein FAM181B, with protein sequence MAVQAALLSTHPFVPFGFGGSPDGLGGAFGALDKGCCFEDDETGTPAGALLAGAEGGDVREATRDLLSFIDSASSNIKLALDKPGKSKRKVNHRKYLQKQIKRCSGLMGTAPPGPPSPGAADTPAKRPLSAPGAQTVAVPPHGKAAPRREASQAAAAASLQSRSLAALFDSLRHVPGGDERAGGSVAARVAGFGGAGAGGSGGDAAGSAGGTAVPGARKVPLRARNLPPSFFTEPSRAGSSGCGPSGPGVSLGDLEKGAEAVEFFELLGPDYGAGTEASVLLAAEPLDVFPTGAAVLRGPPELEPGLFEPPPAMVGSLLYSESWSAPGCLPTKKPPLAAPRGGLTLNEPLRPLYPTAADSPGGEDAPGLLASFAPFFSDCSLPPPPPPHQVSYDYSAGYSRTAYSSLWRPDGVWEGAPGEEGAHRD encoded by the coding sequence ATGGCGGTGCAGGCGGCGCTCCTCAGCACGCACCCTTTCGTCCCCTTCGGCTTCGGGGGCTCCCCGGACGGGCTGGGGGGCGCCTTCGGAGCCCTGGACAAGGGCTGCTGTTTCGAGGATGATGAGACCGGGACACCAGCGGGCGCGCTGCTGGCGGGCGCCGAGGGCGGGGACGTGCGCGAGGCCACCCGCGACCTGCTCAGCTTCATCGACTCGGCGTCCAGCAACATCAAGCTGGCACTGGACAAGCCCGGCAAGTCGAAGCGGAAGGTGAACCACCGCAAGTACCTGCAGAAGCAGATCAAGCGCTGCAGCGGCCTCATGGGCACCGCGCCCCCCGGCCCGCCCTCTCCAGGCGCTGCGGATACACCGGCCAAGCGCCCGCTCTCAGCCCCGGGCGCCCAGACCGTCGCGGTCCCGCCCCATGGCAAGGCGGCTCCTCGGCGGGAGGCGTCGCAGGCCGCGGCTGCCGCCAGCCTGCAGAGCCGGAGCCTCGCCGCGCTCTTCGACTCGCTGCGCCACGTCCCCGGGGGCGACGAGCGGGCCGGGGGTTCGGTGGCGGCGCGGGTGGCCGGGTTCGGTGGAGCGGGCGCTGGGGGCTCGGGAGGGGACGCGGCCGGCTCCGCGGGAGGTACCGCAGTCCCCGGAGCCAGGAAGGTCCCGTTGCGAGCCCGCAACCTGCCCCCGTCCTTCTTCACCGAGCCGTCCAGGGCGGGCAGCAGCGGCTGCGGCCCGTCGGGGCCCGGCGTGAGCTTGGGCGATTTGGAGAAGGGCGCGGAAGCCGTGGAGTTCTTCGAGCTGCTGGGGCCCGACTACGGCGCGGGCACCGAGGCGAGTGTCTTGCTCGCCGCGGAGCCTCTCGATGTTTTTCCCACGGGAGCCGCCGTCTTGCGGGGTCCCCCGGAGCTGGAGCCTGGTCTCTTTGAGCCGCCACCGGCGATGGTGGGGAGCCTACTGTACTCCGAGTCCTGGAGCGCCCCAGGCTGCCTTCCGACCAAGAAGCCGCCGCTGGCCGCCCCCCGCGGCGGCTTGACCTTGAACGAGCCCTTGCGCCCCCTGTACCCCACTGCGGCGGACTCTCCCGGCGGCGAGGATGCGCCCGGCCTTTTGGCGTCTTTCGCCCCCTTCTTCTCAGACTGCTCACTGcccccgccaccgccgccgcATCAGGTGTCGTACGATTACAGCGCGGGCTACAGCCGCACGGCTTACTCCAGCCTCTGGAGACCAGACGGGGTTTGGGAAGGGGCGCCCGGGGAGGAGGGGGCGCACCGGGACTGA